One Deltaproteobacteria bacterium DNA window includes the following coding sequences:
- the priA gene encoding primosomal protein N', producing the protein MNYADVWLPLPLPHPFTYIIPPGLSVVPGHLVEVSLGRRHVVGVIGFLHEKAGHQVATDKEIKEIIRLLDSRPVVTESMFECLNWASRYYMTPLGEVLSTALPSALYRRRRTDSKKEPTIRQSPFAEHWETEKEVSLNAEQEAVYQALAEKADARVFHPALLFGITGSGKTEIYLKLLQQVLLKSKTALFLVPEIGLTPQVVARFRQVFGEKLALYHSGLTENQRLHEWRRCLEGSARVVVGTRSALFAPLASLGLIIIDEEHDASYKQEERFRYHARDLGLVRGKIENAVVLLGSATPSLESFSNARAGKYRLFTLRERPTQAVTPQIRLIDMAAYKRQTKSVLSLCSEMHEAIAETLRRKEQALVLINRRGFASSFFCLACEKSHLCPNCSVSLTYHRHNKQLLCHYCAFETKLPSICPSCGSRETTLLGLGTETVEEELKTWFPRARLSRLDRDSTQKKGYLLQTLKRMKEGKIDILVGTQMVAKGHDIPNVTLVGVLGIDAGLGLPDFRAAEKSFQLLTQVAGRAGRAEKPGRVIVQTFAPDHFSIQCACRNDYERFFEQELSFRREAGYPPEARLIQFRFSSANEKRLIDFMRCLKVHLDHMAGGPAALGPSKAPIEKIRGRFRWQVLLKGKNRDAVQKGASRIAAFAGSNIPSGVQWAVDVDPISML; encoded by the coding sequence CTCCCATTACCGCATCCTTTTACTTACATAATCCCGCCTGGCCTGTCCGTAGTCCCCGGTCATCTAGTTGAGGTTTCTTTGGGACGACGCCATGTGGTTGGTGTTATTGGTTTTCTTCATGAAAAAGCTGGCCACCAGGTGGCTACCGACAAAGAGATAAAAGAAATCATTCGTCTCCTCGATTCCCGGCCTGTCGTGACCGAATCGATGTTCGAGTGCCTCAACTGGGCCTCCCGGTATTACATGACCCCTTTGGGGGAGGTCTTATCGACGGCTCTCCCGTCGGCCCTCTATCGCAGACGGCGGACCGATTCAAAAAAGGAGCCGACGATTCGGCAATCGCCATTTGCGGAACATTGGGAGACGGAAAAGGAGGTTTCGCTCAATGCCGAACAGGAGGCTGTTTATCAGGCGCTTGCTGAAAAGGCCGACGCACGGGTTTTCCATCCGGCCCTTCTCTTTGGCATCACCGGGAGCGGCAAGACCGAGATCTACCTGAAACTTCTTCAACAGGTTCTTTTGAAGAGCAAAACGGCCCTTTTCCTTGTGCCCGAAATTGGCCTGACCCCGCAGGTGGTGGCCCGCTTTCGGCAGGTATTCGGGGAGAAGCTAGCCCTTTATCACAGCGGGTTGACCGAAAATCAACGTCTGCACGAATGGAGACGGTGCCTGGAGGGGAGCGCTCGCGTGGTGGTCGGCACTCGTTCGGCCCTTTTTGCCCCTTTGGCCTCCTTGGGGCTTATCATCATCGACGAGGAGCACGATGCATCCTACAAACAGGAGGAGCGATTCCGGTATCACGCCCGCGATCTGGGGCTGGTGCGGGGCAAGATTGAAAACGCGGTTGTCCTTTTGGGGTCGGCCACGCCTTCTCTGGAGAGTTTTTCCAACGCCCGTGCCGGCAAATACAGGCTTTTTACCCTGCGCGAACGGCCGACACAGGCGGTCACGCCGCAAATCCGCCTGATTGACATGGCCGCTTACAAACGACAGACAAAGAGCGTTTTGTCCCTCTGCTCCGAAATGCATGAAGCGATTGCCGAGACGCTTCGGCGAAAAGAGCAGGCGCTTGTTTTGATCAATCGCAGGGGCTTTGCCAGTTCGTTTTTTTGCCTCGCCTGCGAAAAGTCGCATCTCTGTCCCAATTGCAGTGTCAGCCTCACCTACCATCGCCATAACAAGCAACTCTTGTGCCATTATTGCGCCTTTGAGACGAAACTCCCCTCGATTTGTCCCTCCTGTGGAAGCCGTGAAACAACCCTTTTGGGCCTTGGCACCGAGACGGTAGAGGAGGAGTTGAAGACCTGGTTTCCACGGGCCCGGTTGAGCCGTCTGGACCGGGACAGCACGCAAAAGAAGGGGTATCTTTTGCAAACGCTCAAAAGAATGAAGGAGGGGAAAATCGATATCCTTGTCGGGACGCAGATGGTGGCCAAGGGGCACGACATACCCAATGTGACCCTCGTCGGCGTTTTGGGGATCGACGCGGGGCTGGGGCTCCCCGACTTTCGCGCGGCGGAAAAGAGTTTTCAGCTTTTAACCCAGGTGGCCGGCCGGGCGGGGAGGGCTGAAAAACCGGGACGGGTGATCGTGCAAACCTTTGCTCCGGACCATTTCAGCATTCAGTGCGCCTGCCGGAACGATTACGAACGGTTTTTTGAACAGGAATTGTCCTTCCGCAGAGAGGCGGGCTACCCCCCGGAGGCGCGGCTGATCCAGTTTCGTTTTTCCTCCGCCAACGAAAAACGTTTGATCGATTTCATGCGATGCCTGAAGGTCCATTTGGATCATATGGCGGGCGGCCCTGCCGCCCTTGGTCCCTCAAAGGCGCCGATCGAAAAAATCCGCGGCCGGTTCCGCTGGCAGGTTCTCCTGAAAGGGAAGAACAGGGATGCTGTCCAGAAAGGGGCGTCTCGAATAGCCGCCTTTGCCGGGTCAAACATCCCCTCCGGCGTTCAATGGGCGGTTGATGTCGATCCGATCTCTATGTTATAA
- the def gene encoding peptide deformylase, which produces MSILTVLKYPNPRLRKKSKPVPKVSASIVRLAEDMFETMYISNGIGLAAPQIGETIRLVVMDVPKIDPIDPEKIVHDKLALVNPEIVKGEGKIQYEEGCLSCPELIVLVDRNANIRVKYLDLEGKPREIGAEELKAVCIQHEIDHLNGVLLVDKLSRVKQDLYKQKRLRVAKEEKELAAIL; this is translated from the coding sequence ATGTCAATACTCACCGTTCTCAAATACCCCAACCCCCGCCTGCGGAAGAAATCAAAACCGGTTCCGAAGGTTTCAGCCTCCATCGTTCGATTGGCCGAGGATATGTTTGAAACAATGTATATCAGTAACGGCATCGGCCTTGCCGCGCCGCAGATCGGCGAGACAATCCGCCTTGTCGTCATGGATGTGCCGAAGATCGACCCGATCGATCCCGAAAAAATCGTTCACGACAAGCTGGCGCTGGTGAATCCGGAGATTGTGAAGGGGGAAGGAAAGATCCAGTATGAGGAGGGGTGCCTTTCCTGTCCGGAACTGATTGTCCTTGTCGACCGGAATGCAAATATCCGCGTAAAATATCTCGATCTTGAAGGGAAACCAAGGGAAATCGGGGCGGAGGAGCTTAAAGCGGTTTGCATCCAGCACGAGATCGATCATTTAAACGGCGTTCTGCTGGTGGACAAGTTGAGCCGGGTCAAACAGGATTTGTACAAGCAAAAGCGTTTGCGGGTGGCGAAAGAGGAAAAGGAACTGGCCGCAATACTGTGA